In one Lolium rigidum isolate FL_2022 chromosome 3, APGP_CSIRO_Lrig_0.1, whole genome shotgun sequence genomic region, the following are encoded:
- the LOC124694597 gene encoding cyclin-dependent protein kinase inhibitor EL2-like: protein MSASPEFYKPAAPPAYSPRILLAVTEPAADDSCYYACSTPTGAGISFAGDAATCPPAPRKPRPPPASACRKRLFAAGDVVTLRFDDLEAIFRPAPSPRFDGLATRASRNRGAILS from the coding sequence ATGTCAGCCTCGCCGGAGTTCTACAAACCCGCGGCGCCGCCGGCCTACTCTCCGCGCATCCTGCTCGCCGTCACCGAGCCAGCCGCCGACGACTCGTGCTACTACGCGTGCAGCACGCCGACGGGCGCCGGGATCAGCTTCGCCGGGGACGCGGCCACCTGCCCGCCGGCGCCCAGGAAgccgcgcccgccgccggcgtCCGCCTGCCGGAAGCGCCTCTTCGCCGCCGGCGACGTCGTCACGCTCCGCTTCGACGACCTCGAGGCCATCTTCCGGCCGGCTCCGTCGCCGCGCTTCGACGGGCTCGCCACCCGTGCTAGCAGGAACCGTGGTGCCATCTTGAGCTGA